Part of the Oscillatoria salina IIICB1 genome, GGGAAAGTGAACGACAATCATGGAATTTCTGGGGTTAGTCCGCGCGATCGCTTCTGGCTCAATCCCAATGGCGGGCATCGGGAGATAATGAGGATAGGTAATTGCGGTTAAAATCAGTAAATCGTCGATTTGCAGCATTCGAGAGACTTTTTTGACAAATTTGCCTCGGACGCGCATAATCGTCGTTTCTGGGCTTAATCCGACGGCTTCAGGCTTAAATTTGAAGTTGGGTGCATCGGTAACAACGACGACTAGCTGAAGATTGGCTTTGAGTGCAGTTGCGGTATTTTTGGCTAAGGTGACTGTTTGCTGGAAAATAGGTGAGGCAATTTCGGTATCGACTGCGGCTAACAAAACTCGTTTGGTGTTCTTGATTGGCTGAGGAAAACGACTGATTAATATTGGTACGCTAGCACCTCTAATCACATTATCCAGGACGCTGCCAAAAAAGTTTTCGCGAGTTGTAGAATATCCTTTCCAACCACAGATAATTAAGCTAGCATTACGTTCAGTAGCGCTACGCAGAATGCCTTTGTCGATCGCGTCGTCAACTCTCCCAATGGGTTCGACTTGTGTAACTGCGGCATGAGCGATCGCTTCGGCGGCTGCTAGTAATTGTTGTTGCAGTAGTTTCGCTTCTGCGGTTACTGTTCCCAGTTTATCAGAAATTACGTGCAAAGGTAACAATGTTCCTTTACTGGTTTTTGCCAAAATTAAAGCTAATTGCAGCAAATTATCTTCGGTATTTGGGTTAGCAACAGGTACTAAAACTCTCTTGGTTAATGGTTGAATTGGATCTTGTTCTTCCATAGTTGTTGCTTCCTGGGGCTTAACTTTTTTCCCCCACTTTTGCGTAATCCAAGGAGAAGCAATACAAGTAACTAAAATCATGGCAATAATACCATTAACAGTCAAGCGATCTACTAATTCAATTTCGTAAGCAACGGTAATCGCGGCTAAGGTTGAAGCTGCTTGGGCTACAGATAAACCAAACATTACCATAATACTGGGAAAGCGAAAGCGAAAATATTTTCCTGGCAACCAAGCTGCAAAAAATTTACTAACAACTTCCGCAAGAATCATTACCCCTGCAACTAAAAGTGATTTCGGTTCTTTTACTAAGATTAGTGGGTCGATTAACATCCCCACTGAAATTAAGAAAAATGGCACAAATAAGGTATTCCCAATAAACTCAATCCGATTCATTAACGGACTCAGTTGTGGGATGAGTTGGGTAATGGCAATTCCTGCTAAAAATGCGCCAATAATCGGCTCAATTTCAATTAAACCAGCAACATAAGAAACGACAAACAAAGTTGCGAGAACAAAGATAAATTCTGCGCTTTCGTCATGTCCGAAACGGCGAAAAAACCAACGTCCGATTTTGGGAACTCCCCATAAAGTAGCGAAAGTGTAGATAGTTAAAGCAGGAATAATAAACAACCAAAAATTTAAAGTCAAGTCCCCCGCATGGGCTTTAACTACTACCGCCAAAACTAACAAAGCCAGCACATTAGTAATTAATGTTCCACCTAAAGTAGCGGTGACAGATTGACTTCGCATAATCCCCAATTTGGCGAGGACTGGTAATGCTAAAAGCGTGTGGGAAGCAAAGCAAGAAGCAACTAAAATTGAAGCTAAAATACCGTACCCTAGCATTAACATTGCCACAGTACCTAATACCATTGGCAAGGTGAAAGTTGCTAACCCAAAAATCACTGCTTTGCCAGCATTTAATTTTAGGTCATCGAGGCTAGTTTCTAACCCCGCCATAAACATTAAAAATAGCAACCCCACTGTACCTAATAGCACAATCGTACTATCTCGCTCTAACAAACCGAGAAAATTAGGTCCTACCAACGCCCCGGCAATAATTAAACCGACAATCCCCGGAAGTTGCACTCTCTCGAACAATAACGGTGCAACTAACATTATGGCTAAAATTAACAAAAAAACGGCTACAGGGTCAGTAATCGGCGCAGAAAATAGAACTGAGCCAATGAACCAACCGGGTTGCATCCCACTGAAAA contains:
- a CDS encoding cation:proton antiporter domain-containing protein; this encodes MLVAPLLFERVQLPGIVGLIIAGALVGPNFLGLLERDSTIVLLGTVGLLFLMFMAGLETSLDDLKLNAGKAVIFGLATFTLPMVLGTVAMLMLGYGILASILVASCFASHTLLALPVLAKLGIMRSQSVTATLGGTLITNVLALLVLAVVVKAHAGDLTLNFWLFIIPALTIYTFATLWGVPKIGRWFFRRFGHDESAEFIFVLATLFVVSYVAGLIEIEPIIGAFLAGIAITQLIPQLSPLMNRIEFIGNTLFVPFFLISVGMLIDPLILVKEPKSLLVAGVMILAEVVSKFFAAWLPGKYFRFRFPSIMVMFGLSVAQAASTLAAITVAYEIELVDRLTVNGIIAMILVTCIASPWITQKWGKKVKPQEATTMEEQDPIQPLTKRVLVPVANPNTEDNLLQLALILAKTSKGTLLPLHVISDKLGTVTAEAKLLQQQLLAAAEAIAHAAVTQVEPIGRVDDAIDKGILRSATERNASLIICGWKGYSTTRENFFGSVLDNVIRGASVPILISRFPQPIKNTKRVLLAAVDTEIASPIFQQTVTLAKNTATALKANLQLVVVVTDAPNFKFKPEAVGLSPETTIMRVRGKFVKKVSRMLQIDDLLILTAITYPHYLPMPAIGIEPEAIARTNPRNSMIVVHFPS